The following proteins are encoded in a genomic region of Spirosoma sp. SC4-14:
- a CDS encoding MgtC/SapB family protein: MNLFNEDSIGLVAALLMGGLIGAEREYHGKSAGFRTMIMICIGSALFTIISERIGDDRIAANIVNGIGFLGAGIIFREESRIKGLTTAATVWSVSALGMCVGSRHYDIALIGFVLIMSSLLFLTRLAKWIQRLNQTRDYRIVTPFRNKTLDHYEAFFEKCGLSPTRQQQQRLGDNMIGHWRVGGTAKNHEKCIDRLLNDPEVKEFTF; the protein is encoded by the coding sequence ATGAATCTTTTTAATGAAGATAGTATTGGCTTGGTAGCTGCTTTGCTAATGGGTGGCCTGATTGGGGCCGAGCGGGAATACCATGGCAAATCGGCAGGCTTCCGAACAATGATCATGATTTGTATTGGCTCAGCGCTATTTACTATCATATCGGAGCGAATCGGAGACGACCGAATTGCTGCTAACATTGTCAATGGAATCGGTTTTTTGGGCGCAGGTATTATTTTTCGGGAAGAAAGCCGCATTAAAGGGCTAACAACAGCAGCAACGGTCTGGTCTGTTTCGGCACTGGGTATGTGCGTCGGTAGCCGACACTACGATATTGCGCTGATTGGTTTTGTTCTGATTATGAGCTCTCTGTTGTTTCTGACGCGGTTAGCAAAATGGATTCAGCGACTAAATCAGACTCGCGATTACCGGATTGTAACGCCGTTTCGGAACAAAACGCTGGACCATTACGAAGCCTTTTTTGAAAAATGTGGTCTTTCGCCAACCCGACAGCAGCAGCAACGGTTGGGAGACAATATGATTGGGCATTGGCGCGTTGGCGGAACAGCCAAAAATCATGAAAAATGCATTGACCGATTGTTAAACGATCCCGAAGTAAAAGAATTCACCTTCTGA
- a CDS encoding SGNH/GDSL hydrolase family protein, whose product MLTTPKTPVNCITPDCLPQTYTRHFPPTIPPAIPQGLPVPTFTQDSGSINYGGKVPLSATGMPTGAVFEYSYDNGKSWTVGSQVPIISKNTVLARTRINDLVSEPASANYSLYFQRMLVIGNSIMSHAPYPEVGWYNNNGMAASAPEKDFVHLLNGYLQTLYPAVNYQLQTGGNFERQFGAPGYSIDEFNTVLQQYKPDLIIVRIGENVDEGDVFSRNFELQFRNLLDKLATYSGQPVKIVCSTSVWNRPQTDISIRKVTLEKGFALADLREIVPQSKYFASQYANPSVAAHPNDLGMQRIADLIWQQIP is encoded by the coding sequence TTGCTTACAACCCCTAAAACGCCCGTTAATTGTATTACTCCCGATTGCCTGCCACAAACATATACCCGACACTTTCCCCCAACGATTCCACCTGCCATTCCGCAGGGGCTCCCAGTTCCAACATTTACTCAGGACAGTGGCAGTATCAATTATGGCGGAAAGGTGCCCCTATCTGCTACCGGAATGCCTACAGGAGCCGTATTTGAATACTCCTACGATAATGGCAAATCCTGGACCGTTGGTAGCCAGGTACCTATCATAAGCAAGAATACGGTTCTGGCCCGTACCCGCATTAATGACCTGGTATCGGAGCCAGCTTCCGCTAATTACTCTCTTTATTTTCAGCGAATGCTGGTGATTGGCAATAGCATCATGAGTCATGCGCCTTATCCGGAAGTTGGCTGGTACAACAATAATGGAATGGCGGCATCGGCTCCCGAAAAAGATTTTGTACACCTACTGAATGGCTATCTGCAAACGTTGTATCCGGCGGTAAATTATCAACTACAAACAGGCGGTAATTTTGAAAGGCAGTTTGGAGCGCCAGGCTACTCAATTGATGAATTTAACACTGTTCTCCAGCAGTATAAGCCAGATCTGATTATTGTTCGGATTGGTGAAAATGTGGACGAGGGCGATGTCTTTAGCCGAAACTTTGAACTCCAGTTCCGTAACTTATTGGATAAGCTTGCTACCTATAGCGGACAGCCGGTTAAAATTGTCTGTTCTACCAGCGTCTGGAACCGCCCTCAAACCGACATTTCAATCCGAAAAGTAACGCTGGAAAAAGGCTTTGCTCTGGCCGATTTACGTGAGATTGTTCCGCAAAGCAAGTACTTTGCCAGTCAGTATGCAAACCCATCGGTTGCAGCACACCCCAACGATTTAGGTATGCAACGAATCGCGGATTTAATTTGGCAACAAATTCCGTAA
- a CDS encoding MBOAT family O-acyltransferase yields the protein MLFSSAIFLFLFLPSFLIVYYIIPHHWRNAFLFTASLFFYAWGESVIVFVLLLSAFINFLAGKLIEQGKRKAGLTLSLVGSLSLLIYYKYANFLVDSVKGFAEVFMMPITDAINLAQIALPIGISFYTFQGISYTLDVYWGRIKANRSFLDYGTYIAMFPHQIAGPIVRYADIAPELIDRTLSVEKFGVGAERFIIGLAKKVLLANTFANVADTIFNAPDTTYSTGVAWIGIVFYSLQIYFDFSGYSDMAIGLGKMVGFDFKENFNYPYIARSIQDFWRRWHISLSSWFRDYLYIPLGGNRGSKLQTYRNLLIVFFVTGLWHGASWNFIIWGLYHGLFLLIERAGLARRLEKMWAPIPYIYTIVVVMIGWVFFRTENLPKAIMYLKKMAGFVPPETVNTFPFSYFLNIETIITLLFGLLFAMPVYYRFHEWVKALQTRFRFQKLQILFDSLYTVSLILLFVGTVMYLAADTYNPFIYFRF from the coding sequence ATGCTTTTTAGTTCGGCAATCTTTTTGTTTTTGTTTTTGCCATCTTTTTTAATTGTCTACTATATAATTCCCCATCATTGGCGAAACGCTTTTTTATTTACCGCCAGCCTGTTTTTTTATGCCTGGGGCGAGTCGGTAATTGTATTTGTCTTGTTATTATCGGCATTTATAAATTTTCTGGCAGGAAAGCTTATTGAACAGGGGAAGCGTAAGGCAGGGTTAACGTTATCTTTGGTAGGTAGTTTATCGTTACTGATCTATTATAAGTATGCAAATTTCCTGGTAGATTCGGTAAAGGGCTTCGCTGAAGTCTTTATGATGCCAATTACTGATGCAATAAATCTGGCTCAGATTGCTTTGCCAATCGGGATAAGTTTCTATACATTTCAGGGGATATCTTATACTTTGGATGTGTATTGGGGACGCATTAAGGCGAATCGCAGTTTTCTGGATTATGGTACCTACATAGCCATGTTTCCACATCAAATTGCGGGCCCTATAGTGCGCTATGCAGATATTGCTCCTGAACTGATTGACCGTACGCTTTCTGTCGAAAAATTTGGGGTTGGTGCTGAACGCTTCATTATTGGTTTGGCTAAAAAAGTTTTACTGGCAAATACATTCGCTAATGTTGCCGATACAATATTCAATGCTCCGGATACTACTTATTCGACTGGGGTGGCCTGGATCGGAATAGTTTTTTATAGCCTTCAGATTTACTTCGATTTTTCGGGCTATTCTGACATGGCAATTGGGCTAGGAAAAATGGTTGGATTTGATTTTAAGGAAAATTTCAACTATCCATATATCGCCCGGTCAATTCAGGATTTTTGGCGACGCTGGCATATTTCTCTCTCAAGCTGGTTTCGCGATTATCTTTATATTCCTTTGGGAGGTAATAGAGGGAGTAAATTACAGACCTATCGCAACCTGCTTATTGTCTTTTTTGTGACTGGTCTCTGGCATGGTGCTAGTTGGAATTTTATTATTTGGGGCTTGTATCATGGGTTGTTTTTGCTCATAGAGCGTGCAGGGCTAGCCCGGCGTCTCGAAAAAATGTGGGCACCAATTCCTTATATTTACACAATAGTAGTTGTAATGATTGGTTGGGTATTTTTTCGGACCGAAAATTTACCGAAAGCCATAATGTACCTGAAAAAAATGGCCGGTTTCGTTCCGCCAGAAACTGTTAACACGTTTCCTTTTTCTTATTTTCTAAACATAGAAACCATCATAACCTTGTTATTTGGCTTGTTATTTGCAATGCCTGTATATTATCGGTTTCATGAATGGGTCAAAGCATTACAGACTAGGTTTCGGTTTCAGAAACTCCAGATTCTGTTTGATTCGCTCTATACTGTTAGTCTAATTCTACTTTTTGTTGGTACAGTAATGTATTTGGCAGCTGATACGTACAATCCTTTTATTTATTTTCGATTTTAA
- a CDS encoding GMC family oxidoreductase N-terminal domain-containing protein, with product MRFNYIIVGAGSAGCVLANRLSADPLVSVLLLEAGGPDTKLEIHIPAAYSKLNGTAVDWGFWTEPQLALNGRRMYQPRGKTLGGCSSTNAMAYVRGNRLDYDDWAALGNTGWGYQDVLPYFIRSEHNEQYAQLDSRYHGNAGLLNVSYATRYQTPLASAFVESCQQTGICANPDCNGAEQDGAGFFQFTIKDGKRHSAATAFLRPVLSRTNLTVLTRAHTTQVLLKNDRAIGVEFITGKHQTQTAYAANEVILSAGAFQSPQLLMLSGIGPADTLRQAGISIKKELIGVGQNLQDHLFTGVSSLCSKRGISSNFYLKPFNQVKALGQYFLFKRGPMTISPLEAVAFLRTNSGKDRPDLQLHFAPVHMGADYAADMYDLTTWPTTDGYTILPTLLKPKSAGYISLRSKNPTDAPIIQPNYLTHEDDRHTLINGVRQALDIMQAKAFDPFRLQLQTPAKHHSDDDIWNHILQQLETVYHPVGTCKMGPADDETAVVDSALRVRGIENLRVVDASIMPTIVSGNTNAPVVMIAEKAVDLISGKSSENLIERNA from the coding sequence ATGCGATTCAATTACATAATTGTAGGGGCAGGCTCGGCGGGCTGCGTGCTTGCCAATCGCCTATCGGCCGATCCATTGGTATCGGTCTTACTGCTGGAAGCTGGTGGCCCTGATACAAAACTAGAAATTCATATACCAGCGGCCTACTCCAAACTCAATGGAACGGCTGTAGATTGGGGGTTCTGGACCGAACCACAACTTGCGCTGAATGGGCGTCGAATGTATCAGCCCCGCGGGAAAACACTCGGAGGATGCAGTTCTACAAATGCAATGGCCTATGTTCGAGGCAACCGGCTCGACTACGACGACTGGGCTGCTTTAGGCAATACTGGTTGGGGATATCAAGATGTATTGCCTTATTTTATCCGATCAGAACATAATGAGCAGTATGCTCAACTTGATAGTCGTTATCATGGCAACGCAGGCCTCCTGAATGTATCCTATGCGACTCGCTACCAGACCCCTCTGGCCAGCGCTTTTGTTGAATCGTGCCAGCAAACGGGAATTTGTGCCAACCCAGACTGCAATGGGGCAGAACAAGACGGTGCAGGCTTTTTTCAGTTTACCATTAAAGATGGCAAACGGCATAGCGCAGCCACAGCCTTTCTGAGACCTGTACTCAGCCGCACGAATCTAACCGTTCTGACTCGTGCTCATACAACACAGGTTTTATTAAAAAACGATCGGGCTATTGGTGTTGAGTTTATTACCGGTAAACATCAAACGCAAACGGCTTATGCCGCAAATGAAGTAATCTTGTCGGCAGGGGCTTTCCAGTCTCCCCAGTTGCTGATGCTCTCGGGTATTGGCCCTGCCGATACACTACGGCAAGCCGGAATTTCCATAAAAAAAGAGCTGATTGGTGTTGGACAAAACCTACAGGATCATCTCTTTACAGGGGTTAGTAGTTTATGCTCCAAACGAGGTATATCGTCAAACTTTTACTTAAAACCTTTCAATCAGGTAAAGGCACTGGGGCAGTACTTTCTTTTTAAAAGAGGCCCAATGACAATCAGTCCACTCGAAGCAGTGGCTTTTCTGCGTACCAATTCCGGAAAAGACCGGCCAGACCTGCAGTTGCATTTTGCACCGGTTCATATGGGCGCTGATTATGCAGCCGATATGTATGATCTGACTACCTGGCCAACTACAGATGGCTACACCATTTTACCAACTCTATTGAAGCCTAAAAGCGCTGGCTACATAAGCTTACGCTCCAAAAACCCAACCGACGCCCCCATAATCCAGCCTAATTACCTTACTCATGAAGACGACCGGCATACGCTTATTAACGGTGTTCGGCAAGCCTTAGACATTATGCAGGCGAAGGCATTTGATCCTTTTCGATTACAACTGCAAACCCCGGCAAAACATCATTCTGACGACGATATCTGGAATCATATTTTGCAGCAGCTTGAAACTGTTTATCACCCGGTTGGAACGTGTAAAATGGGCCCAGCCGACGATGAAACCGCCGTTGTAGATAGTGCTTTACGAGTTCGGGGAATAGAGAATCTGCGCGTTGTCGATGCGTCGATAATGCCAACTATTGTATCAGGAAATACAAATGCACCCGTTGTAATGATTGCCGAAAAAGCGGTAGATTTAATTTCAGGCAAATCATCTGAAAATCTGATAGAACGTAATGCCTAA
- a CDS encoding SMP-30/gluconolactonase/LRE family protein, which translates to MDEIRILASGLLFPEGPVFDGSGCLWCVEQEGEGLFCRDREGDTTRVHTGGRPNGAIVQGSYIWFCDSGFHAIRRMNIESKSIETVLDRIGNQPLGWPNDLCFDQLGNLLFTCPGSPQEDAPGYVGVYPTTGLPEIIAEGLDYPNGLTVLPGEQTLLISETHRQRIWQGYWDAQALSWENISVWTTVIEVPEGSSIPGPDGLTIGPDGNLYVAVYGAGIIRVFSPDGNFLRDITLPGQNPSNCAFDPLGELGLIVTETERGELLSITF; encoded by the coding sequence ATGGACGAAATACGTATACTAGCTTCGGGGTTGCTCTTTCCAGAGGGGCCTGTATTTGACGGATCTGGCTGTCTCTGGTGTGTTGAGCAGGAAGGGGAAGGGTTGTTTTGTCGAGATCGGGAAGGCGACACCACGCGAGTTCATACGGGTGGCAGACCAAACGGAGCCATTGTGCAGGGAAGCTACATCTGGTTTTGTGATTCCGGATTTCACGCAATACGCCGTATGAATATAGAATCAAAATCGATCGAAACCGTTCTTGATCGTATTGGAAACCAGCCACTAGGCTGGCCCAATGATCTGTGTTTCGATCAGTTGGGGAACTTACTATTTACGTGTCCTGGCTCGCCACAAGAAGACGCACCGGGTTACGTGGGCGTTTATCCAACTACTGGTCTGCCAGAAATAATTGCCGAAGGGCTCGATTATCCAAATGGGCTGACAGTATTGCCGGGGGAACAGACCCTACTAATCAGTGAAACTCACCGGCAACGGATCTGGCAGGGCTACTGGGATGCCCAGGCGCTAAGCTGGGAAAATATTAGTGTTTGGACAACAGTGATTGAGGTTCCGGAAGGCAGCTCTATTCCTGGTCCCGATGGGCTAACAATTGGTCCCGATGGCAACTTATATGTAGCTGTTTATGGTGCCGGTATAATCCGGGTTTTCTCGCCCGATGGGAATTTCCTACGCGATATTACATTGCCGGGGCAGAACCCATCCAATTGCGCTTTCGATCCACTGGGTGAATTGGGTTTGATTGTTACCGAAACGGAACGGGGCGAGTTGCTCAGTATTACCTTTTGA
- a CDS encoding phosphatidylserine decarboxylase family protein — MRLHREGYTIMLTTGLVLLALNFLAYFYLFSDNSTAITLLAVASLILFLLIVQFFRVPNRQLTIHQSQVIAPADGTVVVIEETSEDEYFKARRRQISIFMSPLNVHVNRNPITGIVRYFKYYPGKYLVAWHPKSSTENERTTVVIQAPNGVEVLFRQIAGAVARRIIWYVKEGQPVQQGDEMGFIKFGSRVDVFIPLDAEVNVKIGDRTKGGVSVLANLK, encoded by the coding sequence ATGCGCTTACACCGCGAAGGTTACACCATAATGCTTACAACAGGGCTGGTTTTGCTGGCCCTGAATTTTCTTGCTTATTTTTATCTCTTCTCTGACAACTCAACAGCAATTACGCTTCTGGCCGTTGCCAGTCTGATCTTATTTCTGCTGATTGTCCAATTCTTTCGGGTGCCCAACCGCCAGTTAACCATCCACCAATCGCAGGTGATTGCTCCAGCCGATGGCACCGTGGTTGTGATTGAAGAAACCAGCGAAGACGAATATTTTAAAGCACGTCGTCGGCAAATTTCTATTTTCATGTCTCCGCTAAACGTGCATGTTAACCGAAATCCAATTACGGGTATTGTACGCTATTTTAAATACTATCCGGGAAAATATCTGGTAGCCTGGCATCCTAAATCGAGTACTGAAAACGAGCGAACTACGGTTGTTATTCAGGCACCCAACGGCGTTGAAGTGCTATTCCGCCAGATTGCGGGTGCCGTTGCCCGACGCATTATCTGGTATGTAAAGGAAGGGCAACCGGTTCAGCAGGGCGACGAAATGGGGTTTATTAAATTTGGCTCTCGGGTAGATGTATTCATTCCGCTGGATGCCGAAGTGAACGTAAAAATCGGCGACCGAACCAAAGGCGGAGTTAGTGTGCTTGCCAATCTGAAATGA
- a CDS encoding Glu/Leu/Phe/Val dehydrogenase, with translation MAYIEPAPIKDKENPLESMMSRFDAAARLLGISDEMYDILKVPARQVIVGLPVTMDNGAIKVFEGYRVIHSNILGPAKGGIRLDPAVNLDEVRALAAWMTWKCAVVDIPYGGAKGGIACNPREMSAGEIERLIRQYTVAMLDVIGPDRDIPAPDMGTGPREMAWIVDEYSKAKGMTVNNVVTGKPLVLGGSLGRTEATGRGVTVAALAAMDKLRMNPYRATAAVQGFGNVGSFAAELLHERGVTVVAISDISGGYYNASGIDITAAVNYRNTNKGTLEGFAGAEKITNEELLSLAVDVLVPAAKEDVITDDNAASIQARMIVEGANGPTSASADEIINSKGILVVPDILANAGGVTVSYFEWVQNRIGYKWTLDRINRRADRIMKDAFDRVFETSQRYQVPLRLAAYIVAIDKVASTYKFRGGY, from the coding sequence ATGGCTTACATCGAACCAGCCCCAATTAAAGATAAAGAGAATCCGCTTGAATCTATGATGTCGCGTTTCGACGCGGCAGCCCGCCTTTTGGGAATTTCAGATGAAATGTATGATATTCTGAAAGTTCCTGCCCGACAGGTCATTGTTGGTCTTCCTGTAACAATGGATAATGGTGCCATCAAAGTTTTTGAAGGCTATCGGGTTATTCACTCCAATATTCTGGGACCTGCCAAAGGCGGTATTCGGCTCGATCCTGCCGTAAATCTCGACGAAGTTCGGGCCCTGGCAGCCTGGATGACCTGGAAGTGCGCAGTTGTCGACATTCCGTATGGGGGTGCAAAAGGCGGAATTGCCTGTAACCCGCGTGAAATGTCGGCGGGAGAAATTGAACGGCTCATCCGACAATATACGGTTGCTATGCTGGACGTAATTGGCCCAGATCGTGATATTCCGGCCCCCGATATGGGAACTGGTCCTCGCGAAATGGCCTGGATCGTAGACGAATATTCGAAAGCGAAAGGCATGACCGTGAACAATGTGGTTACGGGCAAACCGCTCGTGCTGGGAGGTTCACTTGGTCGAACGGAAGCCACAGGACGGGGAGTAACGGTTGCAGCTCTGGCAGCGATGGATAAGCTCCGAATGAACCCTTATCGGGCTACGGCTGCCGTGCAGGGATTTGGTAATGTAGGATCATTTGCGGCCGAACTACTCCATGAACGGGGTGTAACGGTTGTAGCGATCAGTGATATTTCGGGCGGATATTACAATGCATCCGGTATCGACATCACAGCGGCCGTCAATTATCGAAATACGAACAAAGGTACATTGGAAGGCTTTGCGGGTGCGGAGAAAATAACGAACGAAGAACTCCTCTCGCTGGCTGTCGACGTATTGGTTCCGGCGGCTAAGGAAGATGTAATTACCGACGATAATGCAGCTTCTATACAAGCCCGAATGATTGTTGAAGGCGCTAATGGACCCACATCGGCCTCTGCCGACGAAATTATTAACAGCAAAGGTATTCTGGTTGTACCCGATATTCTGGCTAATGCGGGGGGCGTTACGGTATCGTATTTCGAATGGGTCCAAAACCGTATTGGCTATAAATGGACACTTGATCGAATCAATCGCCGGGCCGACCGGATTATGAAAGATGCTTTCGACCGGGTTTTCGAAACCTCCCAACGGTATCAGGTTCCGCTGCGATTAGCCGCTTATATTGTCGCCATCGACAAAGTGGCTAGTACCTACAAGTTCCGCGGAGGCTATTGA
- a CDS encoding TraR/DksA C4-type zinc finger protein, producing MVQEEKKRYSEEDLKEFEELISQKLEATRSELNYIKETLSKRNDSGTDNTSGNSKLLEDGADTSERENLSQLAARLQKFTQQLDAAMVRIKNGTYGICKDTGKLIPKERLRAVPHTQQTIEAKLRQSN from the coding sequence ATGGTTCAAGAAGAAAAGAAACGCTATTCGGAGGAAGACTTAAAAGAGTTCGAAGAACTGATTAGTCAGAAACTTGAAGCGACCCGTAGTGAGTTGAATTATATTAAGGAAACGCTGAGCAAACGCAATGATAGTGGTACCGATAATACATCGGGAAACTCAAAGCTGCTCGAAGATGGTGCTGACACCAGCGAACGCGAAAACCTTAGTCAATTAGCTGCCCGTCTGCAAAAATTTACGCAACAGTTGGATGCAGCCATGGTACGGATTAAGAATGGGACATACGGTATCTGTAAAGACACTGGCAAGCTGATTCCCAAAGAAAGACTCCGTGCAGTTCCGCATACACAACAAACGATTGAAGCGAAACTACGCCAATCGAACTAG
- a CDS encoding phage holin family protein encodes MLERLEEIRENIFRYLEARIELFTLETRAKVEEGVVVGIHGIVLALLSTMTLIFLFSLLAAYLNEVTNSRYMGFLIVAGFFLLLTLIWVAASGFIKSKIKAMAYTIIKKNQEKKIEEKSEAVRDLLEKTRTSLNESGKLAQ; translated from the coding sequence ATGCTCGAACGTCTGGAAGAAATTCGGGAAAATATCTTTCGCTATCTGGAAGCTCGCATCGAGTTATTTACGCTTGAAACAAGAGCAAAGGTAGAAGAAGGAGTAGTTGTTGGTATCCACGGAATTGTGCTGGCTCTTCTGAGCACTATGACCCTCATATTTTTATTTAGCTTACTGGCTGCTTACCTCAATGAGGTGACGAATAGTCGCTATATGGGTTTCTTAATAGTTGCTGGATTCTTTCTGTTGTTAACCCTGATCTGGGTCGCAGCCAGTGGTTTCATTAAATCGAAAATCAAGGCAATGGCTTACACGATCATTAAAAAAAATCAGGAGAAAAAAATCGAAGAGAAATCGGAAGCCGTACGGGATTTGCTGGAGAAAACCCGCACCAGTTTAAATGAAAGTGGCAAACTAGCTCAATAA
- a CDS encoding geranylgeranylglyceryl/heptaprenylglyceryl phosphate synthase, which translates to MRSIQPQIQPVEGSTTIRPPQHLQTILHTNRASGQKAFAVLLDPDKIEQNGLKTLLTRTHEYPVDFFLVGGSLVTHYAHKEVIAAIRQHTNSPVVLFPGNPLHIESSADAILLLSLISGRNAEFLIGQHVIAAPLLKRSGLEILPTGYMLVDSGTQTTVSYISGTTPLPHDKPDVAACTAMAGEMLGLRSIYLDAGSGARWPVPPAMIAAVRAAVDLPVLVGGGINSGEKAYEALKAGADVIVVGNGIEQNPDLLPELSSIVRDFNQSVVQA; encoded by the coding sequence ATGCGATCAATCCAACCGCAGATCCAGCCAGTGGAGGGCAGTACCACGATTCGGCCACCACAACACCTGCAGACTATTCTTCACACTAACAGAGCATCGGGCCAGAAGGCCTTTGCCGTTCTGCTCGATCCTGACAAAATTGAGCAGAACGGCCTGAAAACACTCTTGACCCGTACTCACGAGTATCCGGTTGATTTTTTTTTGGTTGGTGGCAGCCTCGTTACTCATTATGCTCATAAAGAAGTAATAGCTGCGATTCGTCAGCACACGAATAGCCCGGTTGTTTTATTTCCGGGTAATCCGCTGCATATTGAATCGTCGGCCGATGCTATCCTTCTGCTTTCGCTTATTTCTGGCCGAAACGCTGAATTTTTAATTGGACAGCATGTTATTGCCGCCCCTCTGTTAAAACGAAGTGGCCTGGAGATTCTACCAACGGGTTATATGCTGGTTGATAGTGGTACACAAACGACCGTTTCTTATATAAGCGGCACTACTCCTTTGCCGCACGATAAGCCTGATGTGGCTGCCTGTACGGCTATGGCGGGTGAAATGCTGGGGCTGCGCTCGATCTATCTGGACGCAGGAAGTGGTGCTCGCTGGCCGGTGCCACCTGCCATGATTGCGGCAGTGCGGGCAGCAGTTGACTTACCCGTTTTGGTGGGAGGTGGCATTAATTCGGGTGAGAAAGCCTATGAGGCTCTAAAAGCAGGTGCCGATGTTATTGTTGTTGGAAACGGTATTGAGCAGAATCCAGATTTACTACCCGAACTATCATCGATTGTGCGGGACTTCAACCAATCAGTTGTACAAGCCTAA
- a CDS encoding AraC family transcriptional regulator, whose product MEDYNKIIESLGVKFIKARNIRILQPITIKNFYDVENTLLILYNGEVSIGEERVKVDVGDMLFIPGGKHVTVTYGDPSSSKTVSNEEFMTHREMYWEGNHDPKLIGHLPNSFGYVSFEAKVFDSVNFFNSLDVPPFIIKREEHLATTIDQILAEDMTDLAGKGRIVKIKTEEIVIEVIRYILKNRLFVEQLVTNSTYFKDPRLIDIFAYIKENLGGDLSNKVLANVANVSEDYVGQYFKMLTGINPQDYIEYQRMEAAVGLLRTSKKSIRAIGAEVGYKDTAYFCRRFKMMFGIPAGKMRRRESLMNV is encoded by the coding sequence ATGGAAGACTACAATAAAATAATTGAATCACTGGGCGTAAAGTTTATTAAGGCCCGTAACATTCGGATTTTGCAGCCGATCACCATCAAGAATTTTTATGATGTTGAGAACACGTTGCTGATCTTATACAACGGAGAGGTGTCTATTGGCGAGGAACGTGTTAAAGTTGACGTAGGCGACATGCTGTTTATTCCAGGTGGAAAGCACGTAACAGTTACCTACGGAGATCCTTCTAGCTCTAAAACCGTTTCTAACGAAGAGTTTATGACTCATCGGGAAATGTATTGGGAAGGAAACCATGATCCTAAACTCATTGGGCATCTGCCAAACTCGTTTGGTTATGTTTCGTTTGAGGCCAAGGTTTTCGATTCGGTAAACTTCTTCAACTCGCTAGATGTACCACCCTTCATTATCAAACGGGAAGAACATCTGGCCACTACGATCGATCAGATTCTGGCCGAAGATATGACCGACCTGGCCGGTAAAGGACGTATTGTAAAGATTAAGACAGAAGAGATCGTTATCGAAGTAATTCGCTACATTTTGAAAAACCGTCTGTTCGTTGAGCAATTAGTCACGAACAGTACTTACTTCAAAGACCCGCGATTAATTGATATTTTCGCTTATATCAAAGAAAATCTGGGGGGCGATCTGTCGAACAAAGTGCTGGCAAACGTAGCAAACGTTTCGGAAGATTACGTGGGGCAATACTTTAAGATGCTGACCGGTATCAATCCGCAGGATTATATTGAATATCAGCGTATGGAAGCTGCCGTTGGTCTATTGCGTACGAGCAAGAAAAGCATTCGGGCTATTGGTGCCGAAGTAGGTTATAAAGACACCGCTTATTTTTGCCGTCGATTTAAGATGATGTTTGGTATTCCAGCCGGCAAAATGCGCCGTCGCGAATCCCTGATGAATGTGTAA